The nucleotide window CGGGTTGTTCACCCTCTGCCAACAGGGGTCGGAGGGCGACGTCGCCGCCGTCGGCGACGGTCTCCCCCCCCGAGTCCCCGTCGACCTCGACGGCGACGATCTCCTGCCCGCCGGCGCGACCCCTGGGGACGACCAGGCGCCCGTCGGGAGTGAGTTGGTCCAACAGAGCACTGGGCGGGGAGACGACGGCGCCTTCGACGAGGACGCGGTCGTAGGGGGCGTAGCGGGCGAGTCCGTCGGAGCCGTCGGTACGGTCGACGAGCACGGCGTCGTAGCCGGCGGCCGCGAGGTTGTCGCGGGCCTCCTGCACCATCCCGCGGGCGATGTCGACGGCGTGGACGCGGCGGGGGCCGACGATCTCTGCCAGCACCGCGGCGGTGTAGCCGACACCCGCGCCGACGACGAGCACCTCGTCGTCCGGCGTCGCCGCGAGCACGTCGAGGAATCGGACGACTGTCGCCGGCGAGAGGACGCGGGTGTCCCCCTGCTGGCCGGTCCGGTTGGCGTACGGCGCCTCGGCGACGAACTCGTGTCGGGGAACGCGCGCCATCGCCTCCCGGACCGGGTCGGAGGGGGCGCGACCGAGACTGTGTTCGACCCCGTCGAGCATGTCCTCCCGGAGCAGTTCCGGGTCGGGGCTGTCCATACGACACCTCCGCAGTCGTCGCTATTGAACCACTCGGTGCGGCGGCTCGGGGGGCAGCGGTGACCCGAGGTCTGTCGGACCGCCAGAACGATACGCCGGCCGGCCGCGGGTGGGCGTGTGTCAGATCCCACCGTGTTCGCACACCGCGGCTGTCCCGCACGCGGCCCCGAGAACACCGTCGCCGCCTTCCGACGGGCGGCAGCCCGTGTTCCGGCGGTCGAACTGGACGCCAGACGCTGTGGCTCCGGCGAACTGGTCGTCTTCCACGACGACACGCTCGACCGATTGCTGGGGCTCGACGGCCGGGTCGCCGAGACGTCGCTCGACCGACTCCAGTCGCGTGGCGTCCTCGACAGCGACGAGCGCGTGCCGACGCTGTCGACCGCGCTCGCGGCGATCCCCGACGACGTGACGGTCAACGTCGAGCTGAAGGAGACCGGAATCGCCGACGGCGTCGCCAGAGCGGTCGCGGCCGTCGACAACGAGGTGCTCGTCTCGTCGTTCTCGCGGACGGCGTTGTCGGAGTACGCCGCCGTCGCCGACGACCCGCGGGCGTTCGTGACGGTGCCGGACGAGTGGGAGAGTGCCGTCGAGACGGCCGCAGACGACGGCTGTGTCGCGCTCCACCCACAGTACGAGACCCTGTTCGTCGGCGACGACGACCGCGTCGAGACCGCCCGCCGCCGGATCGAGACCGCCCACGATCACGGACTGGCGGTGAACGTCTGGACGATCCGGTCGCCGGATCCGGTTGCGGATCTCCGGGCGGCCGGGGTCGACGGTCTGATCGCCGACGACTGGGCCGACGCCGGCGTCTCGGACGAAGGTTGAAGTGAAGAGCCGGGACCAGACGCCCCGTGCACCGAGCCAGCGACGACGGTTCGAGCGAACG belongs to Halobaculum sp. MBLA0143 and includes:
- a CDS encoding glycerophosphodiester phosphodiesterase; the protein is MSDPTVFAHRGCPARGPENTVAAFRRAAARVPAVELDARRCGSGELVVFHDDTLDRLLGLDGRVAETSLDRLQSRGVLDSDERVPTLSTALAAIPDDVTVNVELKETGIADGVARAVAAVDNEVLVSSFSRTALSEYAAVADDPRAFVTVPDEWESAVETAADDGCVALHPQYETLFVGDDDRVETARRRIETAHDHGLAVNVWTIRSPDPVADLRAAGVDGLIADDWADAGVSDEG
- a CDS encoding protein-L-isoaspartate O-methyltransferase, producing MDSPDPELLREDMLDGVEHSLGRAPSDPVREAMARVPRHEFVAEAPYANRTGQQGDTRVLSPATVVRFLDVLAATPDDEVLVVGAGVGYTAAVLAEIVGPRRVHAVDIARGMVQEARDNLAAAGYDAVLVDRTDGSDGLARYAPYDRVLVEGAVVSPPSALLDQLTPDGRLVVPRGRAGGQEIVAVEVDGDSGGETVADGGDVALRPLLAEGEQPGAPVRNRTRREDREFERQGYFARTGWEQEWIDWEKDG